One genomic segment of bacterium includes these proteins:
- a CDS encoding flavodoxin family protein: MADKHQPLIVGLQGSPRNEGNTAMLLEAALQGAAEAGARVVTFKPNEMSIRPCQGCGGCYQTGKCVIRDDMDQIVAALERMDALVVASPVYFGGVTAQLKAVIDRCQPFWARKYITKTPVSADNRRRDLLFLSVLGADKQSFVEGVRINVKTFHDVLTLDGTYEELIFPKVDRAGEIGDHWEALAQAREAGARLAKAH, encoded by the coding sequence ATGGCAGACAAACACCAACCGCTGATCGTTGGCTTGCAGGGCAGTCCACGCAATGAGGGCAACACGGCGATGTTGCTGGAGGCGGCGCTGCAGGGCGCGGCCGAGGCCGGGGCCCGCGTGGTCACGTTCAAGCCCAATGAGATGAGCATCCGTCCCTGCCAGGGCTGCGGGGGATGCTACCAGACCGGCAAGTGCGTCATCCGCGACGACATGGACCAGATCGTCGCGGCGCTCGAGCGCATGGATGCCCTCGTGGTCGCCTCGCCGGTGTACTTCGGCGGCGTCACCGCCCAACTGAAGGCGGTCATTGACCGCTGCCAGCCCTTCTGGGCCCGCAAGTACATCACCAAGACGCCCGTGTCGGCCGACAACCGCCGCCGCGACCTGCTCTTCCTGTCGGTGCTGGGCGCCGACAAGCAGAGCTTCGTCGAGGGCGTCCGCATCAACGTCAAGACCTTCCATGATGTCCTGACCCTCGACGGCACATACGAGGAGCTGATCTTCCCGAAGGTGGACCGCGCCGGTGAGATCGGCGACCACTGGGAGGCGCTGGCCCAGGCCCGCGAGGCCGGGGCGCGGCTGGCGAAGGCACACTGA
- a CDS encoding fructose-bisphosphate aldolase, producing the protein MASFVTLDDMTLSTGKRGRLYRLLYGHGPANGTALFLPIDQGLEHGPVDFFPNPSSKDPAFQCELALRGGYTGLVFQIGLAEKYMHAYAGRVPLVLKLNGKTVIPPDDEAFSPQCATVEDALRLGADAVGYTLYVGSPAQAEDFRQFARIRAEAEALGMPVIVWAYPRGTAIEAKGGRDSIYAVDYAARVACELGADVVKINLPKLDNLVDLPKPYNTLADDQAAAVRRVVESAGRTLVLFSGGSKLGDDDLMAKAHLCMATGATGLIFGRNMWQRPMDEALAITARIKKEGMAQSPRPLK; encoded by the coding sequence ATGGCGAGCTTCGTCACTCTCGACGACATGACGCTCTCGACGGGCAAGCGCGGGCGGCTGTACCGGCTGCTGTACGGGCATGGGCCGGCCAACGGCACCGCGCTGTTCCTGCCCATCGACCAGGGCCTCGAACACGGGCCCGTGGACTTCTTCCCCAACCCGTCCAGCAAGGACCCCGCGTTCCAGTGCGAGCTGGCCCTGCGCGGTGGCTACACCGGGCTCGTGTTCCAGATCGGGTTGGCCGAAAAGTACATGCACGCCTACGCCGGGCGCGTGCCGCTGGTGCTCAAGCTTAACGGCAAGACCGTCATCCCGCCTGATGACGAGGCCTTCTCGCCCCAGTGCGCCACCGTCGAGGACGCCCTGCGCCTTGGGGCCGACGCCGTGGGCTACACGCTGTACGTCGGCTCCCCGGCGCAGGCCGAGGACTTCCGGCAGTTCGCTCGGATCCGCGCCGAGGCCGAAGCCCTCGGCATGCCGGTGATCGTCTGGGCCTACCCGCGCGGTACGGCCATCGAGGCCAAGGGCGGGCGCGACTCGATCTACGCGGTGGACTACGCCGCGCGCGTGGCGTGCGAACTCGGGGCCGATGTCGTGAAGATCAACCTGCCGAAGCTGGACAATCTAGTAGACCTGCCCAAGCCGTACAACACGCTGGCCGACGATCAGGCGGCGGCCGTGCGGCGGGTGGTGGAGTCGGCCGGGCGGACGCTCGTGCTGTTCTCGGGCGGGTCGAAACTTGGGGATGATGACCTGATGGCCAAGGCGCACCTGTGTATGGCCACCGGGGCCACCGGGCTGATCTTCGGCCGCAACATGTGGCAGCGCCCCATGGACGAGGCCCTCGCCATCACCGCCCGCATCAAGAAGGAAGGCATGGCGCAGTCCCCGCGACCGTTGAAGTAG
- a CDS encoding endonuclease domain-containing protein, whose product MSHHGYDSLGRPILKLPGYLLELCRQLRQDETPPEEALWRCLRARRLFGLKFRRQHGLGRYIADFYCHEAGLVVELDGAVHLEQRQREYDAVRDRELTAAGARVARFANREVREDLPRVLRTIAEHAGKGPSPRRCAPPLSHRDPADRQGEGSGGRRDVATMPFCRAPTADEEATTDADDTPLARRCAAALGEGCPQAG is encoded by the coding sequence GTGAGTCACCACGGCTACGACAGCCTTGGGCGGCCGATCCTGAAGCTGCCCGGCTATCTCCTGGAGCTATGCCGCCAGCTACGCCAGGACGAGACGCCGCCTGAGGAGGCCCTCTGGAGATGCCTGCGCGCCCGGCGGCTGTTTGGGCTGAAGTTCCGCCGCCAACACGGTCTGGGACGCTACATCGCCGACTTCTACTGCCACGAGGCAGGGCTGGTAGTCGAGCTGGATGGCGCGGTGCATCTTGAGCAACGGCAACGCGAGTACGACGCGGTCCGAGACCGGGAACTGACAGCGGCCGGGGCGCGGGTGGCGCGGTTCGCGAATCGGGAAGTGCGCGAGGACCTGCCGCGAGTGCTCAGGACGATTGCGGAGCACGCCGGCAAAGGCCCCTCACCCCGGCGCTGCGCGCCACCCCTCTCCCATCGCGATCCTGCGGATCGCCAGGGAGAGGGCAGTGGCGGAAGACGCGACGTGGCTACCATGCCGTTCTGTCGGGCCCCCACAGCAGACGAAGAGGCCACGACAGATGCGGACGACACTCCCCTCGCCCGCCGCTGCGCAGCAGCGCTGGGAGAGGGGTGCCCGCAGGCGGGGTGA